The following coding sequences are from one Mytilus trossulus isolate FHL-02 chromosome 8, PNRI_Mtr1.1.1.hap1, whole genome shotgun sequence window:
- the LOC134680793 gene encoding putative uncharacterized protein DDB_G0282133 isoform X1, which translates to MAVVGKNGMGKFFIYDHNKLKKEEDDLKDAIVYFYPIITNADEQCALCGQLMGLSEFLQATISESVPTFFKLQNEKYCLKRVGSYTMGLEGSLNDSDFHMKKQLNFLHDSFVMFCGSIQNIVQQFENDNAGFADALQKIWDVLYSSGCFYNNFISQVFQIVPTVHLPKSGSDLFCQASYILQSSQRRPGVHVGAILYKNKVLCTQMPPELTRKLILVKPELPCIHLNTDFDISRSMRMITVYLTKDELKEIDKSFKPSDRHNHPSQFVWHDSMVHKSNVPKTKLSPSPYKVMDSIPEKETLDSYIHSVEHKDDRLSTNIIMWKTHDEQSESSDESRRLSVIGKEDIIETISDLEDGDHGSSHYNERIEKSILEKPEHTVDIMDGHVVMKSQGVHSDSSINKSTDNKIVVEATIHTIGVHENDDSGHLECNLNENGSLQKSSMHEKISDDNSEIDNNRPLGSNIKDSLDEQPNQNIFKPRKLSHEKDTLHNHGTSEVDTIGFSNNQDVKVDCLHECSCGCMPVQNNSDSHFNLVKSYTLSNTQNVPKGINTHFKQDNDESKYRNENDDEQNINVDNINYDEVFVDSEGTSDTVSANNKNDPNLRIKKQHTKNENISFSSRVSSDGEAGLSKSGFENVSDDSGSKEETDGSFSDIASLSTSRRKERFDFQSSADESSSEYSLHLKRPSLDRKMRYLGEIDSMPNSLQSTLQNSGSSSLQSSITLRSQGLDDESDTNHLWTPQQDDLYQMTLYIQGQAANQSSETSMILLLDNDISRDKSVVHSLWKDALPQLADLDFYVKESVEQHLDEGFMETTSFLKYDTLSNRIEGNELDVPVNEDFQKLAGEVHKDYQDNKELSSIALTSHLCSCNSSRDRTNELYYHVDGHNSNR; encoded by the exons GGATTAGAAGGATCATTAAATGACAGCGACTTTCATATGAAGAAACAGTTGAATTTCTTACATGATTCATTTGTAATGTTCTGTGGAAGTATTCAAAATATAGTACAG cAATTTGAGAATGATAATGCAGGATTCGCAGATGCACTACAGAAGATATGGGATGTTCTTTATTCATCAGGTTGTTTCTATAACAACTTTATAAGTCAAGTATTTCAGATAGTTCCAACCGTACACCTACCCAAG agtGGAAGTGACCTGTTTTGTCAAGCATCATATATTTTACAATCTAGTCAAAGAAGACCTGGAGTACATGTTGGTGCTATACTTTACAAAAACAA agtGTTATGTACTCAAATGCCCCCTGAGCTCACTCGTAAACTGATTCTTGTTAAACCTGAG CTACCATGTATTCATTTAAATACAG attttgaCATCTCTCGTAGCATGCGTATGATCACAGTTTACTTAACGAAAGACGAATTGAAAGAAATAGACAAATCTTTCAAACCCAGTGACAGACATAATCACCCTTCCCAATTTGTATGGCATGATAGTATGGTACACAAATCGAACGTACCTAAAACTAAACTGTCTCCAAGTCCTTATAAAGTAATGGATAGTATTCCTGAAAAAGAAACTTTAGACTCGTACATTCATTCTGTTGAGCATAAAGATGATAGATTAAGTACAAATATTATAATGTGGAAAACACATGACGAGCAATCTGAATCGTCGGATGAATCTCGTAGACTTTCTGTTATTGGGAAGGAAGATATTATTGAAACCATCAGCGATCTAGAAGATGGTGATCACGGGAGTAGCCATTACAACGAACGtatagaaaaaagtattttagaAAAACCTGAACATACCGTCGATATTATGGATGGTCACGTTGTAATGAAATCTCAAGGTGTTCATAGTGATAGTTCTATAAATAAATCAACTGACAATAAAATAGTTGTTGAAGCCACGATACATACTATTGGCGTTCATGAAAATGATGATAGTGGGCATTTGGAATGTAACTTGAACGAAAATGGATCTTTACAGAAATCCTCAATGCATGAGAAAATATCTGACGACAATTCGGAAATAGACAATAACCGGCCTCTGGGAAGCAATATTAAAGATAGTTTAGATGAGCaaccaaatcaaaatatatttaaaccaaGAAAATTAAGTCACGAGAAGGACACTCTACACAATCATGGTACTTCAGAAGTGGATACAATAGGGTTTTCAAATAATCAGGATGTTAAAGTCGATTGTTTACATGAATGTTCATGCGGCTGCATGCCTGTTCAGAATAACTCAGATTCACATTTCAATTTAGTCAAATCTTATACATTATCAAATACGCAAAATGTTCCAAAAGGAATTAATACTCATTTCAAACAAGATAACGATGAAAGTAAGtatagaaatgaaaatgatgaTGAACAAAACATTAATGTAGATAATATAAATTATGACGAAGTATTTGTTGATTCAGAGGGAACGAGTGATACTGTAAGTGCAAATAATAAGAACGACCCGAACTTACGAATAAAAAAGCAACACACTAAGAATGAAAATATTAGTTTTTCATCGAGAGTTTCATCTGATGGGGAAGCAGGATTATCCAAGTCAGGGTTTGAAAATGTTTCTGATGATTCCGGAAGTAAAGAAGAAACGGATGGGTCATTTTCCGATATTGCATCTTTATCAACAAGCAGACGAAAGGAACGATTCGATTTTCAATCGTCGGCAGACGAATCCTCATCTGAATATAGTTTACATTTAAAACGACCAAGCTTAGATAGAAAAATGAGATATTTAGGTGAAATTGACTCCATGCCTAATTCCTTACAAAGTACTTTGCAGAACTCGGGCTCTTCATCTCTCCAGTCAAGTATTACCCTGCGTTCACAAGGACTAGATGATGAATCCGATACCAATCATTTATGGACCCCGCAACAAGATGATTTATACCAAATGACCCTTTATATCCAGGGTCAAGCTGCAAATCAGTCTAGTGAGACCTCAATGATACTTCTGCTGGACAATGATATCTCAAGAGACAAATCTGTGGTACATTCTTTG TGGAAAGATGCTTTACCTCAGTTGGCTGACCTCGATTTTTATGTCAAAGAAAGTGTAGAACAACATCTAGATGAG GGTTTTATGGAAACAACAAgctttttgaaatatgatacATTATCTAATCGGATTGAAG GCAATGAACTAGATGTCCCAGTGAATGAAGATTTTCAGAAGTTAGCAGGAGAAGTCCACAAAGATTACCAAGACAATAAAGAACTCAGTAGTATTGCTCTTAc tagcCACCTTTGTAGTTGCAATAGCAGTCGAGATAGAACAAATGAACTGTATTATCATGTAGATGGACACAATTCCAATAGATAG
- the LOC134680793 gene encoding putative uncharacterized protein DDB_G0282133 isoform X2, producing MGKFFIYDHNKLKKEEDDLKDAIVYFYPIITNADEQCALCGQLMGLSEFLQATISESVPTFFKLQNEKYCLKRVGSYTMGLEGSLNDSDFHMKKQLNFLHDSFVMFCGSIQNIVQQFENDNAGFADALQKIWDVLYSSGCFYNNFISQVFQIVPTVHLPKSGSDLFCQASYILQSSQRRPGVHVGAILYKNKVLCTQMPPELTRKLILVKPELPCIHLNTDFDISRSMRMITVYLTKDELKEIDKSFKPSDRHNHPSQFVWHDSMVHKSNVPKTKLSPSPYKVMDSIPEKETLDSYIHSVEHKDDRLSTNIIMWKTHDEQSESSDESRRLSVIGKEDIIETISDLEDGDHGSSHYNERIEKSILEKPEHTVDIMDGHVVMKSQGVHSDSSINKSTDNKIVVEATIHTIGVHENDDSGHLECNLNENGSLQKSSMHEKISDDNSEIDNNRPLGSNIKDSLDEQPNQNIFKPRKLSHEKDTLHNHGTSEVDTIGFSNNQDVKVDCLHECSCGCMPVQNNSDSHFNLVKSYTLSNTQNVPKGINTHFKQDNDESKYRNENDDEQNINVDNINYDEVFVDSEGTSDTVSANNKNDPNLRIKKQHTKNENISFSSRVSSDGEAGLSKSGFENVSDDSGSKEETDGSFSDIASLSTSRRKERFDFQSSADESSSEYSLHLKRPSLDRKMRYLGEIDSMPNSLQSTLQNSGSSSLQSSITLRSQGLDDESDTNHLWTPQQDDLYQMTLYIQGQAANQSSETSMILLLDNDISRDKSVVHSLWKDALPQLADLDFYVKESVEQHLDEGFMETTSFLKYDTLSNRIEGNELDVPVNEDFQKLAGEVHKDYQDNKELSSIALTSHLCSCNSSRDRTNELYYHVDGHNSNR from the exons GGATTAGAAGGATCATTAAATGACAGCGACTTTCATATGAAGAAACAGTTGAATTTCTTACATGATTCATTTGTAATGTTCTGTGGAAGTATTCAAAATATAGTACAG cAATTTGAGAATGATAATGCAGGATTCGCAGATGCACTACAGAAGATATGGGATGTTCTTTATTCATCAGGTTGTTTCTATAACAACTTTATAAGTCAAGTATTTCAGATAGTTCCAACCGTACACCTACCCAAG agtGGAAGTGACCTGTTTTGTCAAGCATCATATATTTTACAATCTAGTCAAAGAAGACCTGGAGTACATGTTGGTGCTATACTTTACAAAAACAA agtGTTATGTACTCAAATGCCCCCTGAGCTCACTCGTAAACTGATTCTTGTTAAACCTGAG CTACCATGTATTCATTTAAATACAG attttgaCATCTCTCGTAGCATGCGTATGATCACAGTTTACTTAACGAAAGACGAATTGAAAGAAATAGACAAATCTTTCAAACCCAGTGACAGACATAATCACCCTTCCCAATTTGTATGGCATGATAGTATGGTACACAAATCGAACGTACCTAAAACTAAACTGTCTCCAAGTCCTTATAAAGTAATGGATAGTATTCCTGAAAAAGAAACTTTAGACTCGTACATTCATTCTGTTGAGCATAAAGATGATAGATTAAGTACAAATATTATAATGTGGAAAACACATGACGAGCAATCTGAATCGTCGGATGAATCTCGTAGACTTTCTGTTATTGGGAAGGAAGATATTATTGAAACCATCAGCGATCTAGAAGATGGTGATCACGGGAGTAGCCATTACAACGAACGtatagaaaaaagtattttagaAAAACCTGAACATACCGTCGATATTATGGATGGTCACGTTGTAATGAAATCTCAAGGTGTTCATAGTGATAGTTCTATAAATAAATCAACTGACAATAAAATAGTTGTTGAAGCCACGATACATACTATTGGCGTTCATGAAAATGATGATAGTGGGCATTTGGAATGTAACTTGAACGAAAATGGATCTTTACAGAAATCCTCAATGCATGAGAAAATATCTGACGACAATTCGGAAATAGACAATAACCGGCCTCTGGGAAGCAATATTAAAGATAGTTTAGATGAGCaaccaaatcaaaatatatttaaaccaaGAAAATTAAGTCACGAGAAGGACACTCTACACAATCATGGTACTTCAGAAGTGGATACAATAGGGTTTTCAAATAATCAGGATGTTAAAGTCGATTGTTTACATGAATGTTCATGCGGCTGCATGCCTGTTCAGAATAACTCAGATTCACATTTCAATTTAGTCAAATCTTATACATTATCAAATACGCAAAATGTTCCAAAAGGAATTAATACTCATTTCAAACAAGATAACGATGAAAGTAAGtatagaaatgaaaatgatgaTGAACAAAACATTAATGTAGATAATATAAATTATGACGAAGTATTTGTTGATTCAGAGGGAACGAGTGATACTGTAAGTGCAAATAATAAGAACGACCCGAACTTACGAATAAAAAAGCAACACACTAAGAATGAAAATATTAGTTTTTCATCGAGAGTTTCATCTGATGGGGAAGCAGGATTATCCAAGTCAGGGTTTGAAAATGTTTCTGATGATTCCGGAAGTAAAGAAGAAACGGATGGGTCATTTTCCGATATTGCATCTTTATCAACAAGCAGACGAAAGGAACGATTCGATTTTCAATCGTCGGCAGACGAATCCTCATCTGAATATAGTTTACATTTAAAACGACCAAGCTTAGATAGAAAAATGAGATATTTAGGTGAAATTGACTCCATGCCTAATTCCTTACAAAGTACTTTGCAGAACTCGGGCTCTTCATCTCTCCAGTCAAGTATTACCCTGCGTTCACAAGGACTAGATGATGAATCCGATACCAATCATTTATGGACCCCGCAACAAGATGATTTATACCAAATGACCCTTTATATCCAGGGTCAAGCTGCAAATCAGTCTAGTGAGACCTCAATGATACTTCTGCTGGACAATGATATCTCAAGAGACAAATCTGTGGTACATTCTTTG TGGAAAGATGCTTTACCTCAGTTGGCTGACCTCGATTTTTATGTCAAAGAAAGTGTAGAACAACATCTAGATGAG GGTTTTATGGAAACAACAAgctttttgaaatatgatacATTATCTAATCGGATTGAAG GCAATGAACTAGATGTCCCAGTGAATGAAGATTTTCAGAAGTTAGCAGGAGAAGTCCACAAAGATTACCAAGACAATAAAGAACTCAGTAGTATTGCTCTTAc tagcCACCTTTGTAGTTGCAATAGCAGTCGAGATAGAACAAATGAACTGTATTATCATGTAGATGGACACAATTCCAATAGATAG